In Methanobacterium sp., a genomic segment contains:
- a CDS encoding CopG family ribbon-helix-helix protein — MTKKKSVYIRLEPEYIEKIDQMAKKEDRSRSYIIRRLIINGLGKK; from the coding sequence ATGACAAAGAAGAAGAGTGTTTACATCCGCCTGGAGCCAGAGTACATCGAAAAAATTGACCAGATGGCAAAGAAAGAGGACCGTTCCAGATCATACATTATACGCAGATTGATCATAAATGGACTGGGTAAAAAGTAA
- a CDS encoding glycosyltransferase yields MRVCLLGQYPPHIGGVSSHTYLLSRELVKRGDEVYVLTYPHRDVEGINGVKVETAFTPNIKGLRGLFFFISSTFKLMGMVRRFNIDLIHAHFLLPPGLIGVCVGSLLGKKTAVTAHGSDLLIQAKNPILRRLIKFVLKRADYVLVVNQNLQEKVLELGINPDKIYITPNAVDVEKFNPQNKELPPNVKISSDKPVLLFVGNLVFQKGVKYLLEAKKLMKTGAELVIVGDGPLRQDLEMKVRDEKISDVIFTSARRDVDEIMPSADVFVLPSISEGFPITILEAMASGLPVVATNVGGISEVMNEDVGIMVKPSNPRELASALDKILENETLMIDMGAAAREQALKYSTMQIPY; encoded by the coding sequence ATGCGTGTGTGCTTATTAGGACAATACCCACCCCATATTGGGGGTGTTTCATCTCACACATACCTTCTCTCCAGGGAACTTGTAAAAAGAGGAGATGAAGTTTACGTGTTAACCTATCCCCACCGGGATGTTGAAGGTATTAATGGGGTGAAGGTGGAAACTGCATTCACGCCCAATATAAAGGGTTTAAGGGGTTTGTTTTTCTTTATATCATCAACTTTTAAGCTAATGGGTATGGTGCGCCGTTTCAACATCGATCTTATTCACGCCCACTTCCTCCTCCCACCAGGACTCATCGGAGTATGTGTGGGATCTCTCCTGGGGAAAAAAACTGCAGTAACTGCACATGGCTCTGATTTATTAATACAGGCTAAAAATCCAATTCTAAGAAGATTGATTAAGTTTGTTCTTAAAAGGGCGGATTATGTGCTGGTGGTAAATCAGAACCTCCAGGAAAAGGTGCTGGAACTGGGTATAAATCCAGATAAAATTTACATAACACCCAATGCCGTTGATGTGGAAAAATTCAACCCCCAAAATAAGGAACTTCCACCCAACGTGAAGATAAGTTCTGATAAACCTGTGCTGCTCTTCGTGGGTAATCTGGTCTTTCAAAAAGGTGTTAAATATCTTTTAGAAGCTAAAAAGTTAATGAAAACCGGGGCGGAGCTGGTAATTGTGGGTGATGGTCCACTCCGTCAGGATCTGGAGATGAAAGTCCGTGATGAGAAGATCTCTGATGTGATCTTCACCAGTGCACGTAGGGATGTGGATGAAATTATGCCATCGGCTGATGTTTTTGTTCTGCCCAGTATATCAGAAGGATTCCCCATCACAATATTAGAGGCCATGGCCAGTGGCCTGCCCGTGGTGGCCACCAATGTGGGTGGGATCAGCGAAGTGATGAATGAAGATGTGGGAATAATGGTTAAACCCTCAAATCCAAGGGAACTGGCCAGTGCCCTGGATAAAATCCTGGAAAATGAAACATTAATGATTGATATGGGGGCTGCTGCCAGGGAACAGGCCCTGAAATACAGTACAATGCAGATACCATACTAA
- a CDS encoding DEAD/DEAH box helicase has translation MSLESVDPTIRKIIKESYPQIKELNPAQEAVVDAGLLDEKENYIIAIPTASGKTLLGVMAALRTILDGGKVVYAVPLLSIQNEKVKEFKNFEDHGIKVGKHPSSSDMAVMVFESYDALTRFNWNTLSEVDLLIVDEFHMIGEYSRGPTIECAITRSRLLNPGMRLIALSATLQNMEELSTWLGARVVEHDYRPVPLFKEVLNTEEYGTKNKNDVILRILKDSMAESSQALVFVSTRRFTESLANYLSGKIKKSLPAEKRKDFKRVAEKILDVPRRRGSLPTEVCLKLAECAENGMAFHHAGLFDRQKEIIEEEFRAGNLLMITATPSLMYGVNLPSKNVVIRDYTRWTSQGPQPIPVFDYLQMSGRAGRPGYDKEGYSYLIGKTLPEAEQLQYQYIEGEIEATNSKLLENRDAVYRQIISQVAAGMARNLDELLEFFQSTFSGFQMSHSEYSSLFASDTIEFQIKEALEFLTEHGMIQVVPDGLRATAFGMLIAKSNYTVQTAVRLKEFARSGGEVDMPRLVYEICRTPDLIPISFKGRKSREPVRDRLNRAGLFVVDVGNDEATAATLMEWMDERSEYEIENAFNVYAASTRRAAYEASQLVKFHREICQVLGIYTGLDAMEILTARLYYGVKDELLPLVVGIKRLGRRRARALVDAFGTDLRYVSREELLRIEGIGPKTAENILKKYHAHD, from the coding sequence ATGAGTCTTGAATCAGTGGATCCAACCATCAGGAAGATAATAAAGGAGTCTTACCCCCAAATTAAGGAGCTTAACCCTGCCCAGGAGGCAGTGGTGGATGCCGGGCTATTGGATGAGAAAGAAAACTACATCATCGCCATCCCCACTGCCAGTGGCAAAACTCTCTTGGGAGTGATGGCAGCCCTGCGCACCATCCTCGATGGAGGTAAAGTGGTTTATGCAGTGCCACTTTTATCCATTCAGAATGAAAAGGTTAAGGAATTTAAAAACTTTGAAGATCACGGCATCAAAGTGGGCAAGCATCCATCCTCATCAGATATGGCAGTGATGGTATTCGAATCCTACGATGCCCTGACCCGTTTCAACTGGAACACCCTCTCTGAGGTGGACCTTCTCATTGTAGATGAGTTCCACATGATTGGGGAGTACAGTCGTGGTCCTACCATTGAATGTGCCATAACTCGTTCCCGCCTTTTAAACCCCGGGATGAGGTTAATTGCCCTGTCTGCTACCCTCCAGAACATGGAGGAACTTTCCACTTGGCTAGGTGCCAGGGTGGTGGAACATGACTACCGTCCAGTACCTTTATTTAAGGAAGTGCTCAACACCGAGGAGTACGGTACCAAAAACAAGAACGATGTTATCTTGCGTATCCTGAAGGATTCCATGGCCGAATCCAGCCAGGCCCTGGTCTTTGTTTCCACCCGCCGTTTCACAGAATCACTGGCCAATTACCTGTCCGGTAAGATAAAAAAGAGTCTTCCAGCCGAGAAGAGAAAGGATTTCAAGAGGGTTGCTGAGAAGATCCTGGATGTTCCCCGTAGACGAGGATCCCTACCCACCGAGGTGTGCCTGAAACTGGCAGAGTGTGCTGAAAACGGGATGGCCTTCCATCATGCAGGTCTATTTGACCGGCAGAAGGAGATCATTGAGGAGGAGTTCCGTGCCGGGAACCTCTTAATGATCACCGCCACCCCCAGCCTGATGTACGGGGTGAATCTCCCCTCCAAGAATGTGGTCATCAGAGATTACACTCGCTGGACCAGTCAGGGGCCCCAACCCATACCAGTCTTTGATTATTTGCAGATGTCTGGCCGTGCCGGGCGTCCTGGATATGATAAGGAGGGTTACTCCTATCTGATTGGTAAAACCTTACCTGAAGCCGAGCAACTCCAGTACCAGTACATCGAAGGGGAGATTGAAGCCACTAACTCCAAGTTACTGGAAAACAGGGATGCTGTTTATCGCCAGATCATATCTCAGGTAGCTGCAGGAATGGCTCGAAACCTGGATGAACTCCTGGAATTCTTCCAGAGCACATTTTCTGGCTTCCAGATGAGCCACTCGGAATATTCATCATTATTTGCCTCTGACACTATCGAGTTCCAGATTAAGGAGGCATTGGAGTTTCTCACAGAACACGGGATGATCCAGGTTGTTCCGGATGGATTGCGGGCCACTGCCTTTGGCATGTTAATTGCCAAGAGCAACTACACAGTGCAGACTGCGGTGCGTCTTAAGGAATTCGCCCGTTCTGGTGGGGAAGTTGATATGCCCCGCCTGGTATACGAAATATGCCGCACACCGGACCTTATTCCCATCTCATTTAAGGGTCGTAAAAGCCGGGAGCCTGTCCGGGACCGGTTGAACAGGGCGGGTTTGTTTGTGGTGGATGTGGGTAATGATGAGGCCACTGCCGCCACCCTCATGGAGTGGATGGATGAACGAAGCGAGTATGAGATTGAAAATGCATTCAATGTCTACGCTGCATCCACCCGGAGAGCTGCCTACGAAGCATCCCAACTGGTGAAGTTCCACCGGGAAATATGCCAGGTTTTGGGCATCTACACCGGACTGGATGCCATGGAAATCCTTACTGCCAGACTTTACTACGGTGTGAAGGATGAATTACTCCCACTGGTTGTGGGGATCAAACGCCTGGGCCGCAGACGTGCAAGGGCACTGGTTGATGCCTTTGGAACTGACCTTCGTTATGTGTCCCGTGAGGAACTGCTTCGAATTGAGGGTATAGGACCTAAAACTGCAGAAAATATACTTAAAAAGTACCATGCTCATGATTAG
- a CDS encoding DUF2115 domain-containing protein, producing MVNKLSEMDFNQDISKDDLFKVLKEEARSIHIQDIMRGSNFLKEDVKFMPTWEREDIIARFTKALFVRIKDIKDDRSHYSGYVDSDKLKNFLNIQNESIQNSQSLDEKCFYRIARVVSTYTAFVKEEPIHPVGTRFPGGFTLQLVDGVYLCPVKDKQKNTPSALCRFCVSVQDKSVD from the coding sequence ATGGTCAATAAACTTAGTGAAATGGATTTCAACCAGGACATAAGTAAAGATGATCTTTTTAAAGTTTTAAAAGAAGAAGCCAGGTCCATTCATATTCAGGATATTATGAGGGGATCTAATTTCCTTAAAGAGGATGTAAAGTTCATGCCTACCTGGGAAAGGGAGGATATTATTGCCAGATTCACCAAGGCATTATTCGTCCGTATCAAGGATATAAAAGATGACCGTTCTCATTATTCTGGCTACGTGGATTCAGATAAGCTTAAAAACTTCCTTAATATCCAAAATGAAAGTATTCAAAACTCCCAGAGTCTTGATGAAAAATGTTTCTACCGCATTGCCAGGGTGGTCAGCACCTACACTGCATTTGTAAAGGAGGAGCCCATCCATCCAGTCGGGACCCGGTTCCCAGGTGGTTTCACCCTTCAACTGGTTGATGGTGTTTACCTGTGTCCAGTGAAGGATAAACAGAAGAATACACCAAGTGCATTGTGTCGATTCTGCGTTTCAGTGCAGGATAAGAGTGTAGATTGA
- a CDS encoding response regulator, with translation MEPTSVIIVEDEKITAMDLKQKLVNIGFTVPAIVSSGEDAVDIVAELRPDVVLMDIVLQGEMDGIQAAQKISSLDIPVVFLTAYSDDKTLQRAKATSPYGYIIKPYPDKELELALETTIQKHQEYRDKVELIRYGGLGEGVPLTSHDEEVSWEERPRILIVEDEIITAMDLAAQLGEMGYLVVDTVTTGQEAIQKAELFRPDLILMDIVLSGELDGINVAEHIQDLDIPVVYLSAYTDDSTVERALKTTPYGYLPKPYQIDELYTTLETALQQHKSETEKIERMDLKISVKEGEMVIEKTAVFFISAIILSLIVYSLATRSMTWLMYLLFIPAIYNLFIVTVSLKKPSPPLGVELPFISILIPAHNEEFTIERCVRSLAELDYNKDGKRNYEIIVINDGSSDETGQVLSPLKKEFDFLHIVTRKPPRAGRGKGYVLNDGVRICRGDVIAVFDADARLESNFLSKIIPYLDDDGVAGVQARVRMYNADRNLLTRMQEVEFSIFGNVILRARDIMGKSGFLGGNGQLTRKKFVEDIEGWDGFAVTEDLNMSIKLILDGHKIRYCPEAVVWQEAVPQWKPFFRQRVRWATGNLETLFVYLAPIIDAKIPLYKKIDSIQYLVFLLFTVFVMLGYIVAILNLGNIVRFAMEAPVIIGIISTVAFFPGVLLGIRRDKVGILRTLVRAVEYWAYCLYLIPLFFAAFIHMLTRKERRWAKTKHTGE, from the coding sequence ATGGAACCAACATCGGTAATCATCGTGGAAGATGAAAAAATAACTGCCATGGATCTTAAACAAAAACTAGTTAACATTGGTTTTACAGTTCCGGCCATTGTCTCCAGTGGGGAGGATGCAGTTGACATCGTGGCAGAGTTAAGGCCTGATGTGGTGTTGATGGATATTGTACTCCAGGGAGAGATGGATGGAATCCAGGCCGCGCAGAAAATAAGCTCCCTGGACATCCCGGTGGTCTTCTTAACAGCTTATTCTGATGATAAAACTTTACAAAGAGCTAAAGCTACCAGTCCATACGGTTACATTATTAAACCATATCCAGATAAAGAACTGGAGCTGGCCCTGGAAACCACCATCCAGAAACATCAGGAATACCGGGATAAGGTTGAATTAATCCGTTATGGGGGTCTGGGTGAAGGGGTGCCTTTGACCAGTCATGATGAGGAAGTTTCATGGGAGGAACGTCCCCGGATACTTATTGTGGAAGATGAGATAATCACCGCCATGGACCTTGCAGCCCAGCTGGGGGAGATGGGCTACTTGGTGGTGGATACAGTAACCACTGGCCAGGAGGCCATCCAAAAGGCTGAGTTATTCCGCCCTGATCTGATACTGATGGATATCGTGCTCAGCGGAGAACTGGATGGTATCAATGTTGCCGAACACATCCAAGACTTGGACATACCAGTGGTTTACCTCAGTGCCTACACAGATGATTCTACAGTTGAAAGGGCCCTTAAAACAACTCCTTATGGTTATCTGCCCAAACCATACCAGATTGATGAACTTTACACCACCCTGGAAACTGCTCTTCAACAACACAAATCAGAGACTGAGAAGATAGAAAGGATGGATCTTAAGATCAGTGTTAAGGAAGGGGAGATGGTTATTGAAAAGACAGCAGTATTCTTCATCAGTGCCATTATTCTTTCATTGATTGTTTACAGTCTGGCCACCAGGAGTATGACCTGGCTCATGTACCTTTTATTCATCCCTGCCATCTACAACCTGTTCATTGTCACCGTGAGTTTAAAGAAACCTTCACCTCCTTTAGGTGTGGAGCTGCCCTTTATCAGCATTCTTATCCCAGCACACAATGAAGAGTTCACCATCGAGCGTTGCGTTCGCTCCCTGGCGGAGTTAGATTATAATAAAGATGGAAAGCGTAACTATGAGATCATTGTGATTAACGATGGCTCCTCTGATGAGACTGGTCAGGTTTTAAGTCCCCTCAAGAAGGAATTCGATTTTCTGCATATCGTGACCCGTAAACCACCCCGTGCTGGTAGGGGTAAAGGATACGTTCTTAACGATGGTGTGAGAATATGTCGCGGAGATGTTATCGCTGTTTTTGATGCAGACGCCCGCTTAGAATCAAATTTTCTGAGTAAAATCATTCCTTACCTTGATGATGATGGCGTGGCTGGAGTACAGGCCCGAGTGCGCATGTATAACGCTGACCGGAACCTGCTTACCAGGATGCAGGAGGTTGAGTTTTCTATTTTTGGTAACGTTATTCTAAGGGCACGGGATATCATGGGCAAATCCGGTTTCCTGGGTGGTAATGGGCAGTTAACCCGGAAGAAGTTCGTGGAGGATATCGAGGGATGGGATGGTTTTGCAGTTACCGAAGATCTGAATATGAGCATTAAACTGATACTGGATGGTCATAAAATACGTTACTGTCCCGAGGCAGTAGTCTGGCAGGAAGCAGTACCCCAGTGGAAGCCTTTCTTCCGGCAGAGGGTACGATGGGCCACCGGGAACCTTGAAACATTGTTCGTGTACCTGGCCCCCATAATAGACGCTAAAATACCACTCTACAAAAAAATAGACTCCATACAGTACCTGGTTTTCCTCCTGTTTACAGTGTTTGTTATGCTAGGATACATCGTGGCTATACTGAATTTAGGGAATATAGTACGCTTTGCAATGGAAGCACCAGTGATCATTGGGATAATATCTACCGTGGCCTTCTTCCCAGGGGTTCTTCTGGGCATCCGGCGAGATAAAGTGGGAATTCTAAGGACACTTGTCAGGGCTGTGGAGTACTGGGCCTACTGTCTTTATCTGATACCCCTCTTCTTTGCTGCTTTCATTCACATGTTAACCCGTAAAGAGAGGAGATGGGCTAAAACCAAACATACCGGAGAATAG
- a CDS encoding DUF2115 domain-containing protein, whose amino-acid sequence MIIKELDFSQEISKNDLLEALKGEANQVHVNDFIKTCSFLRKNMEHVHPHYQKEYIKMYTEGYLKGYRDVKNDKTSYSGQVDVVELAESIQLLENQEQLMEAEFGKNNRSFKPYLIMSLYTTFILEEPVHPVGTPFPGGLKVRKDRDIYYCPVKENNENNPLAVCGFCIAQQEPDM is encoded by the coding sequence ATGATTATCAAAGAACTGGACTTTTCCCAGGAGATATCAAAAAATGATCTCCTGGAGGCACTTAAGGGTGAAGCCAACCAGGTGCATGTAAATGATTTCATCAAAACTTGCAGCTTCCTCCGGAAGAATATGGAACATGTTCACCCCCATTATCAGAAAGAGTACATTAAAATGTACACCGAAGGATATTTAAAGGGTTACAGGGATGTTAAAAATGATAAAACATCTTACTCTGGACAGGTTGATGTTGTTGAGTTGGCAGAATCCATCCAGCTTCTGGAAAACCAGGAACAATTAATGGAAGCCGAGTTTGGTAAAAATAACCGATCATTTAAGCCCTACCTGATCATGTCCCTTTACACCACATTTATACTGGAAGAACCAGTTCACCCTGTGGGCACACCATTTCCAGGTGGCTTGAAGGTGCGGAAAGATAGAGATATCTATTACTGTCCAGTTAAAGAAAATAATGAAAACAATCCACTGGCAGTTTGCGGTTTCTGCATTGCCCAACAGGAACCAGATATGTAA
- a CDS encoding type II toxin-antitoxin system RelE/ParE family toxin — MGGGIIIGNEFNAKDQVISLEYHAELDEIREKVKRGHCSTLRECLLLFKDFWAESRETDMMISHKFQKEIEKLSQKNPKQYAQVLRKMEQITEKPLHYKPLSGDLHGSRRTHVGDFVLIYGINEGRVVFQDYNHHDRVYQGK, encoded by the coding sequence TTGGGGGGGGGGATTATCATCGGTAATGAATTTAATGCTAAAGATCAGGTTATTTCCCTAGAATATCATGCTGAACTGGATGAAATCCGGGAAAAAGTTAAGCGTGGCCATTGCAGCACTTTGAGGGAATGTTTACTGCTTTTTAAGGATTTCTGGGCTGAATCCCGTGAAACAGACATGATGATTTCGCATAAGTTCCAGAAGGAGATTGAAAAACTATCACAGAAAAATCCGAAACAATATGCACAGGTTCTAAGGAAGATGGAACAGATCACTGAAAAACCTCTGCACTACAAGCCATTGAGTGGTGACCTGCACGGGTCCCGACGGACGCATGTGGGGGATTTTGTGCTAATCTATGGGATAAATGAGGGTAGGGTGGTTTTTCAGGATTATAACCATCATGATCGGGTTTACCAGGGAAAATAA
- the moaC gene encoding cyclic pyranopterin monophosphate synthase MoaC produces MDEKEFTHLTKSGVHMVEVGDKPVIKRTALARGKIILNNETIQLIEKGELKKGNVLTTAQIAAIQAVKSTSQMIPLCHPIPIGGVEVEFEVNPESIQVTVKVRSTGKTGVEMEAITGVSVGLLTIWDMVKSVEKDKNGQYPSTRIMDIEVIRKEKIEL; encoded by the coding sequence ATGGATGAGAAGGAATTCACGCATCTCACCAAAAGTGGGGTGCACATGGTGGAAGTGGGGGATAAACCAGTCATCAAACGAACTGCCCTTGCCCGGGGAAAAATAATATTAAACAATGAAACCATCCAGCTCATTGAAAAGGGGGAGCTGAAGAAGGGTAACGTACTTACCACTGCCCAGATAGCAGCCATCCAGGCAGTTAAATCCACTTCTCAGATGATACCCCTCTGTCATCCCATACCCATCGGTGGTGTGGAAGTGGAATTTGAAGTGAACCCTGAATCCATCCAGGTTACAGTGAAAGTACGCAGCACCGGGAAGACAGGGGTGGAGATGGAAGCCATCACCGGAGTTAGTGTGGGTCTTTTGACCATATGGGACATGGTAAAAAGTGTGGAAAAGGATAAAAATGGACAGTACCCTTCCACTCGCATAATGGATATCGAAGTAATCAGAAAAGAAAAAATTGAATTATAA
- a CDS encoding 4Fe-4S binding protein, which translates to MKKISFSDFSIRVIHSTFNTRFFLAKACQKLPPLAWVVNRMLFAGDDIQVLPRDAATKTHHAGTVQEVELNTTVPVSNENTVLPSQVLREMIKRSRYHFIMDTCICRTSNNCQDYPHDIGCLFLGKGSQRISTKLGRIVSATEAIQHVNRGQEAGLVPIIGRNKIDSVWLNTGPKEELLSICHCCQCCCLWKMTPNLPAGMGSSFSPMEGVEITFNEDICNGCGLCSKEVCFVDAITVVGGTTQRDDQKCRICGRCAEICPKGAVKIEMHDDALKRSLERVKTLVDVELE; encoded by the coding sequence ATGAAGAAGATCAGCTTTTCAGATTTTAGTATAAGGGTTATACATTCAACCTTCAACACCCGTTTTTTCCTAGCCAAGGCCTGCCAGAAACTCCCCCCACTGGCATGGGTGGTGAATAGAATGCTCTTTGCAGGGGATGATATACAAGTGCTTCCCCGGGATGCTGCCACTAAAACCCACCATGCAGGAACTGTTCAGGAAGTGGAACTAAATACCACAGTTCCAGTTTCAAATGAAAATACAGTACTCCCCAGTCAGGTTTTAAGAGAGATGATCAAAAGGTCAAGATACCATTTCATAATGGATACTTGCATTTGCCGAACTTCCAATAACTGCCAGGATTACCCTCATGATATAGGGTGTTTGTTTCTAGGGAAAGGGTCCCAGAGAATATCAACCAAGCTGGGAAGAATAGTTTCAGCTACTGAAGCAATTCAACACGTAAACCGGGGGCAGGAAGCAGGTTTGGTGCCTATAATTGGCAGAAATAAGATCGACAGTGTATGGTTAAACACTGGCCCTAAAGAGGAGTTACTCTCCATCTGTCACTGTTGTCAGTGCTGCTGTCTGTGGAAAATGACCCCCAACCTACCAGCGGGTATGGGCAGTAGTTTCTCCCCAATGGAGGGTGTTGAAATAACCTTCAATGAGGACATCTGCAATGGCTGTGGGTTGTGTAGCAAGGAGGTGTGTTTTGTGGATGCAATCACTGTGGTGGGTGGAACTACCCAACGAGATGATCAAAAATGTAGAATATGTGGACGATGCGCTGAAATCTGTCCTAAAGGTGCGGTGAAGATTGAAATGCATGATGATGCTTTAAAACGTTCACTGGAAAGAGTGAAAACACTGGTTGATGTTGAATTAGAATAA
- the cbiD gene encoding cobalt-precorrin-5B (C(1))-methyltransferase CbiD, with protein MEEDHSCQKDQNIAKTNFKPGRGNQSPPSSVSFPVDSDDYGITTGSAATAAALAALLSIKEKVSSVNIKTPLGCLNISVDNSQKIDDYSGRASVVKMPYHDPDVTINIEVQAEVQLQNKPDIIITGGEGVGRVTKPGLQLSVGEAAINPVPREMIKSNLEDALPPGKGAIVKIIIPQGREIAHRTMNPRLGIVDGISILGTTGIARSMNSESFQMAKKCQLDVALAEGYHKLVFVPGNIGEKLAKQLLDVEDDQIIQMSNLVGYMLDEAKKSDISHLIILGHAGKLVKIAGGIFQTEHRLADGRREIITTHTGLVGGNRSLMEEVYHSNTTEDMMEILEREGMLEMVFNSIALAIQERCHERFNLKPEVLILKMDGTLLNSNHRVELHHPP; from the coding sequence ATGGAAGAAGATCATTCCTGTCAAAAAGACCAGAATATCGCTAAAACTAATTTTAAACCTGGCAGGGGGAATCAATCACCCCCCTCATCTGTTTCTTTTCCAGTTGATAGTGATGATTATGGAATCACCACTGGAAGCGCAGCCACTGCAGCAGCTTTAGCCGCACTCCTATCAATAAAAGAAAAAGTCTCCTCAGTTAATATTAAAACACCCCTGGGATGTCTGAATATTTCTGTTGATAATTCTCAAAAAATTGATGATTATTCTGGACGGGCTTCAGTAGTGAAAATGCCCTACCACGACCCTGATGTCACCATCAATATAGAGGTGCAGGCAGAAGTCCAGCTTCAAAATAAACCTGACATCATAATCACTGGTGGAGAAGGAGTGGGACGGGTAACCAAACCAGGCTTACAACTATCCGTGGGTGAAGCGGCCATAAACCCAGTCCCCAGGGAGATGATCAAGTCCAACCTGGAGGATGCACTGCCACCAGGTAAGGGTGCAATAGTCAAAATTATCATACCTCAGGGTAGAGAGATTGCCCATAGGACCATGAATCCCCGTCTGGGTATTGTGGATGGTATTTCCATACTGGGAACCACCGGTATTGCCCGTTCCATGAACTCGGAGAGTTTCCAGATGGCCAAAAAATGTCAGTTGGATGTGGCACTGGCTGAAGGCTACCACAAGCTGGTTTTTGTACCAGGGAATATTGGGGAGAAGCTGGCCAAGCAGTTGCTGGATGTGGAAGATGATCAGATCATCCAGATGAGTAACCTGGTGGGTTACATGCTGGATGAGGCCAAAAAAAGTGATATATCCCATTTGATTATTCTGGGTCATGCAGGTAAACTGGTTAAAATTGCCGGTGGCATCTTCCAAACTGAACATCGCCTGGCAGATGGTCGTCGGGAGATCATAACCACACACACCGGACTGGTGGGTGGAAACAGAAGTTTAATGGAGGAAGTCTACCACTCCAACACCACCGAGGATATGATGGAAATCCTGGAAAGGGAAGGAATGTTGGAAATGGTTTTCAACTCCATAGCCCTAGCCATTCAAGAGCGCTGCCATGAAAGGTTCAATTTAAAGCCAGAAGTACTCATTCTAAAGATGGATGGTACATTACTCAACAGTAACCATCGGGTTGAACTCCATCATCCTCCTTAA